One stretch of Macaca nemestrina isolate mMacNem1 chromosome 17, mMacNem.hap1, whole genome shotgun sequence DNA includes these proteins:
- the LOC105485125 gene encoding GAS2-like protein 2 has product MSQPAGGRRRPRTLEPPVCSIRPFKSSEQYLEAMKEDLAEWLRDLYGLDIDSTNFLQVLETGLVLCRHANAVTDAALAFLAEAPARAQKIPMPRVGVSCNGAAQPGTFQARDNVSNFIQWCRKEMGIQEVLMFETEDLVQRKNVKNVLLCLLELGRRAWRFGVAAPTLVQLEEEIEEEVRRELALPPPDPLPPAPPRRQPCHFRNLDQMVQNLVSHCTCPVQFSMVKVSEGKYRVGDSNTLIFIRILRNNVMVRVGGGWDTLGHYLDKHDPCRCTSLSHKPGNFLKPLAPPVQHEVRVQDGPSQTQPTMTISRSQSPPPPVDWKTYASSGRRLRSPTPSSPRPRRERGAGTGASREMAPFLRCQERSLTPSWRQPTAGDSPPSPQSSSSQKGRDPRCTLSGKRVDRYPPGLPRGRIPTSWVHEKTDSQGTDARNPTPQRLRDIEATTKGISARGLSPLPRSCSPAEQLGLRLPLQDKAKGAFLQFREPESVCSPTPVQDLTKIPIRLPSPHPPTPGRSFPGATSISPGTELGRDPIPLRAVTADLAGSTHGDCSVKVRQEDQQLDIQLMAEAKVSRDLGPQEQEGQYTPLPLGRNKEQAIYCSLEEEILGNMKLLEVGSACLQGTRSGVIPRSGVYVPSLGGRWPEPGGPYDKVIQELAQGPPPLLKVDLEAWKAAPTGSPKPAVTPGPGSLKGKLGAIQSGPSTKASLSAKGTHMRKVPPQGGQDCSAPTASASPEASTPLPLDPNSDKVKACLSEGRRTLRKPKKVPSIYKLKLRPRIRPRRDHRPEKQPSRIPKPLAYVCLRPARPPRRDRLLRAVLGSKGGEASRVDGASVGEEEEEGKEKEPAAPLESRPQTPEDLRPHWLDQAPLPPEEESWV; this is encoded by the exons ATGTCCCAGCCTgcgggaggcaggaggaggcccAGGACCCTAGAGCCACCTGTGTGCAGTATCCGGCCTTTCAAGTCCAGCGAGCAGTACCTGGAGGCCATGAAGGAAGACCTGGCTGAATGGCTTCGCGACCTCTATGGGCTGGACATCGACTCGACCAACTTCCTGCAGGTGCTGGAGACGGGCCTGGTGCTGTGCCGGCATGCCAACGCTGTCACTGACGCTGCCCTGGCCTTCCTGGCTGAGGCACCTGCCCGAGCCCAGAAGATTCCCATGCCCCGGGTCGGGGTCTCCTGCAATGGGGCCGCCCAGCCAGGTACCTTCCAGGCCAGGGACAACGTCTCCAACTTCATCCAGTGGTGTCGAAAGGAGATGGGCATCCAAG AGGTGCTGATGTTCGAGACGGAAGACTTGGTGCAGCGCAAGAACGTGAAGAACGTGTTGCTGTGTTTGCTGGAGCTGGGCCGCCGGGCGTGGCGCTTTGGCGTTGCGGCGCCCACCCTCGTGCAGCTGGAGGAGGAGATCGAGGAGGAGGTGCGGAGGGAACTGGCCCTGCCTCCGCCCGACCCCTTGCCGCCAGCTCCCCCCAGGCGCCAGCCCTGCCACTTCCGGAACCTGGACCAGATG GTGCAGAAccttgtgagccactgcacgtgccCGGTGCAGTTCTCCATGGTCAAAGTGTCTGAGGGGAAGTACCGTGTGGGTGACTCCAACACCCTCATCTTCATCCGG ATCCTCCGGAACAATGTGATGGTACGTGTAGGGGGCGGCTGGGACACGCTGGGCCATTATCTGGACAAACATGACCCCTGCCGCTGCACATCCCTCT CACACAAGCCAGGCAACTTCCTGAAGCCCCTGGCCCCACCAGTGCAGCATGAAGTAAGGGTACAGGATGGACCCTCACAGACCCAGCCTACGATGACCATCAGCCGCTCACAGAGCCCGCCACCCCCCGTGGACTGGAAGACATATGCCTCTTCAGGCCGAAGGCTGAGgtcccccaccccatcctccccCAGACCCCGCAGGGAACGGGGAGCAGGGACGGGGGCGTCCAGAGAGATGGCACCATTCCTGAG GTGCCAGGAGAGGTCTCTCACCCCATCTTGGAGGCAGCCGACAGCTGGGGACAGCCCACCCAGCCCCCAGTCCTCGTCTTCCCAAAAGGGCCGAGACCCACGGTGCACCTTGTCAGGAAAGAGGGTGGATAGATACCCCCCTGGACTCCCCAGGGGAAGGATTCCCACATCTTGGGTTCATGAGAAAACAGACAGCCAGGGAACTGATGCCCGGAACCCCACCCCACAAAGACTCCGAGACATCGAGGCCACCACCAAAGGGATATCAGCAAGAGGACTATCTCCCCTGCCTCGTTCCTGTAGCCCAGCCGAGCAACTGGGCCTCAGGCTGCCACTCCAGGATAAGGCCAAGGGTGCGTTCCTCCAGTTCAGGGAGCCAGAGTCTGTCTGTTCTCCAACCCCTGTCCAAGACCTAACCAAGATCCCCATCCGGCTGCCCTCTCCTCACCCCCCGACACCAGGAAGGAGCTTTCCTGGTGCTACAAGTATAAGTCCCGGGACAGAACTTGGGAGAGACCCCATTCCACTAAGGGCCGTCACTGCGGACCTGGCTGGGTCCACGCATGGGGACTGCTCTGTGaaagtgaggcaggaggaccagcAGTTGGACATCCAGCTCATGGCAGAGGCCAAAGTGTCCCGGGACCTGGGCCCACAGGAGCAGGAGGGGCAGTACACACCTCTGCCCCTGGGCAGGAACAAGGAGCAAGCCATCTACTGTAGCCTTGAAGAGGAGATTTTGGGCAACATGAAGCTGCTAGAAGTCGGGAGTGCCTGTCTGCAGGGCACAAGGTCTGGGGTCATCCCTCGCAGTGGGGTCTATGTCCCCAGCCTGGGTGGGCGGTGGCCTGAGCCTGGGGGTCCTTATGACAAAGTCATCCAAGAACTGGCTCAGGGCCCCCCACCCCTCCTTAAAGTGGACCTGGAAGCCTGGAAGGCAGCCCCGACTGGCTCCCCTAAGCCAGCTGTTACCCCAGGACCGGGAAGCCTCAAAGGGAAGTTGGGAGCCATACAGAGTGGGCCCAGCACAAAGGCAAGCCTGAGTGCCAAGGGCACCCACATGAGGAAGGTCCCACCTCAGGGAGGGCAGGACTGCTCGGCCCCTACTGCGTCTGCCAGCCCGGAGGCCTCCACACCTTTGCCCTTGGACCCCAACTCTGACAAAGTCAAGGCATGTCTAAGTGAGGGCAGGAGAACTCTCCGGAAGCCCAAGAAGGTCCCGTCCATCTACAAGCTGAAGCTGAGACCCAGGATCCGGCCCCGAAGAGACCACAGGCCTGAGAAGCAGCCTTCACGAATCCCCAAGCCACTGGCCTATGTCTGCCTGCGTCCAGCCAGGCCGCCCCGCAGGGACAGACTGTTGAGAGCTGTGCTGGGCAGCAAGGGAGGGGAGGCATCCCGGGTGGACGGAGCTTCAgtaggtgaggaggaggaggaaggaaaggagaaagagccaGCCGCTCCATTGGAGAGCAGGCCCCAGACTCCAGAGGACCTGCGACCTCACTGGCTTGATCAAGCTCCACTTCCACCTGAGGAGGAGTCCTGGGTCTGA